From the Paenibacillus sp. FSL H8-0548 genome, one window contains:
- the mqnC gene encoding cyclic dehypoxanthinyl futalosine synthase, protein MGTLDHILDKALRGERVSLEEGMELLASDQIEKMGHVANQIMLRHHPDPITTFVVGRNVNYTNVCDVYCRFCAFYRAPGSKEGYVLPDETILAKIQETIDVGGTEILMQGGTNPNLSFTYYLDLLRKIKQHFPNITMHSFSPAEIQKMKVVSEGLSLDEVIRQLHEAGLDSLPGGGAEILDDRTRRKISRMKGSWTDWMDVMKSAHRHGMNTTATMVYGLGETVEERALHMLRIRDAQDECIANQYDSTGFLAFISWPFQPDNTNLKLEKAKPEEYLRIVAASRIMLDNIPNFQSSWVTMGPEMGKLSLSYGCNDFGSTMIEENVVSAAGTTHKVNIELILQLIRECGKIPAQRDTKYNILKIYNELDKAELDFVMQN, encoded by the coding sequence ATGGGAACGTTAGACCATATTTTGGATAAAGCATTGCGCGGCGAGCGAGTCTCGCTCGAAGAGGGCATGGAGCTGTTAGCGTCGGATCAAATAGAGAAAATGGGACATGTGGCTAATCAGATTATGCTGAGACACCATCCTGACCCTATCACGACCTTTGTTGTAGGCCGTAATGTAAACTATACGAACGTATGCGATGTTTATTGCCGTTTCTGCGCGTTTTATCGCGCACCAGGCTCTAAAGAAGGTTATGTTCTTCCGGATGAGACGATATTAGCAAAAATTCAAGAAACGATTGACGTTGGAGGCACCGAGATTTTGATGCAAGGCGGTACAAATCCGAATTTGTCGTTTACGTATTATTTGGATCTGCTTCGCAAAATCAAACAGCATTTTCCAAACATTACGATGCATTCCTTCTCGCCAGCTGAAATTCAGAAGATGAAGGTTGTATCCGAAGGTTTGTCATTGGATGAGGTCATTAGGCAGCTGCATGAAGCAGGGCTGGATTCATTGCCTGGCGGCGGCGCCGAAATTTTGGATGACCGGACTAGGCGTAAGATCAGCCGTATGAAGGGCTCGTGGACGGATTGGATGGATGTGATGAAGTCTGCTCACCGTCATGGCATGAATACGACTGCGACTATGGTGTATGGACTTGGCGAAACCGTCGAAGAGCGTGCATTACATATGCTGCGCATTCGTGACGCTCAAGATGAATGCATCGCTAACCAATATGATTCAACAGGCTTCTTGGCTTTCATTTCGTGGCCTTTCCAGCCGGATAATACGAATCTTAAGCTTGAGAAGGCGAAGCCTGAGGAGTATTTGCGAATCGTTGCAGCTAGCCGTATTATGCTTGATAATATACCGAACTTCCAATCGTCTTGGGTAACGATGGGGCCAGAAATGGGTAAGCTGTCGCTCTCTTATGGCTGCAATGACTTCGGAAGCACGATGATTGAGGAGAACGTAGTATCAGCCGCGGGCACCACGCACAAAGTAAATATCGAACTCATCCTTCAGCTCATTCGCGAATGCGGCAAAATTCCTGCGCAGCGCGATACAAAATATAATATTTTGAAAATATACAATGAGTTAGACAAAGCTGAGCTTGATTTTGTTATGCAGAATTAA
- the metA gene encoding homoserine O-succinyltransferase: protein MPIKVPDNLPAKEILNNENIFVMDESVAYQQDIRPLRIAILNLMPTKETTETQLLRLIGNTPLQVEVVLLHPRTHTSKNTSADHLESFYKTFDEISHEYYDGLIITGAPVEHMPFDEVNYWEELKEIMDWSARRVTSTFHICWAAQAGLYHHFNIPKYNLDEKMFGVYPHTIEKRNVNLLRGFDEMFFVPQSRHTEVRREDIEQIEELDILSESADSGVYIVASKDGKQIYVTGHSEYDPTSLKYEYDRDKAKGMSIDVPKNYFPGDNPEGVPVSSWRAHANLLFSNWLNYYVYQQTPYDLGSGI from the coding sequence ATGCCAATTAAAGTACCCGACAACCTGCCGGCTAAAGAAATCTTAAACAATGAGAATATTTTCGTCATGGACGAGAGCGTCGCTTATCAACAGGATATTAGACCGCTTCGCATTGCCATTCTTAACTTAATGCCGACGAAGGAAACAACAGAGACACAGTTATTAAGACTGATCGGGAATACGCCGCTTCAGGTTGAAGTCGTGCTGCTGCACCCAAGAACACATACGTCCAAAAATACATCAGCCGATCATCTGGAATCCTTTTACAAAACGTTCGATGAAATTTCGCATGAGTATTATGATGGGCTGATCATTACCGGCGCGCCAGTTGAGCATATGCCTTTTGATGAAGTGAATTACTGGGAAGAGCTCAAAGAAATTATGGACTGGAGCGCTAGGCGTGTAACTTCTACGTTCCATATCTGTTGGGCGGCCCAAGCGGGTTTATACCATCATTTCAATATACCTAAATATAATTTAGATGAAAAAATGTTCGGCGTTTACCCTCATACAATCGAAAAACGCAATGTGAACCTGCTACGCGGCTTCGATGAAATGTTTTTTGTACCGCAGTCTCGTCATACTGAGGTGCGCCGCGAGGATATTGAGCAGATTGAAGAGTTGGATATTTTGTCAGAGTCAGCTGACTCTGGCGTATATATCGTTGCGTCAAAGGACGGCAAGCAAATTTATGTTACCGGCCATTCAGAATATGATCCAACCTCGCTTAAGTATGAGTATGACCGAGATAAAGCCAAAGGGATGAGCATAGATGTTCCGAAAAATTATTTCCCGGGAGATAATCCGGAAGGCGTGCCGGTATCCAGCTGGCGTGCACATGCAAACCTTTTGTTCTCGAACTGGCTTAACTACTACGTGTATCAACAGACACCTTATGATCTAGGTTCAGGCATTTAA
- a CDS encoding aminotransferase class I/II-fold pyridoxal phosphate-dependent enzyme, which yields MSHDKEKSPQDRRFATKLIHFGSEIDEHTGASSVPIYQASTFHHHDIFNPPQYDYSRSGNPTRQALEDYIALLEGGNRGFAFASGMAAISTTFLLLSAGEHVIVTEDVYGGTYRLLTSILDRLGIETTFVDMTDFEAIKAALKPNTKAVFMETPSNPTLKITDIAQTTAWAKEHGLLTMLDNTFMTPYHQRPIEHGVDIVLHSATKFLGGHSDVLAGLAVTADESLGKRLKQLQNGMGTVLSAQESWLLMRGMKTLKTRMEQSEHSARRLAEWLSEHKEVEAVFYPGLANHPGREIHEKQSLGYGAVVSFDVGSGERAKALLSKVKIPLVAVSLGAVESILSYPAMMSHAAMPREVRHARGITDGLVRYSVGLEDIEDLLEDLDNALRS from the coding sequence ATGAGCCACGATAAAGAGAAATCACCCCAGGATCGCCGATTTGCAACTAAGCTAATTCATTTTGGTTCTGAAATAGATGAGCATACAGGCGCTTCCAGCGTACCGATTTATCAAGCTTCAACGTTCCATCACCATGATATTTTCAACCCTCCTCAGTACGATTACAGTCGCTCGGGCAATCCTACCCGTCAAGCGCTTGAGGATTATATTGCTTTGCTTGAGGGTGGAAACCGCGGTTTTGCATTCGCCTCTGGCATGGCCGCGATATCGACTACTTTTCTACTGCTCTCCGCTGGTGAGCATGTTATCGTAACCGAGGATGTGTACGGCGGTACGTATCGCTTGCTTACTTCGATTCTTGATCGACTTGGCATTGAAACAACGTTTGTAGATATGACTGATTTTGAGGCGATTAAAGCCGCGCTTAAACCGAATACAAAAGCTGTATTCATGGAGACGCCGTCCAATCCAACACTTAAAATAACAGACATTGCACAAACGACAGCATGGGCGAAGGAGCATGGACTGCTCACGATGCTTGATAATACGTTTATGACACCGTATCACCAGCGTCCGATAGAGCATGGCGTTGATATCGTGCTGCACAGCGCGACGAAGTTTCTAGGCGGACATAGCGATGTGCTTGCAGGGCTTGCGGTTACCGCAGACGAGAGTCTGGGCAAACGCTTGAAGCAGCTTCAGAACGGAATGGGGACGGTTCTGAGTGCGCAGGAGTCATGGCTGTTAATGCGCGGTATGAAGACGCTGAAAACTCGTATGGAGCAAAGCGAGCACAGTGCCCGGAGATTGGCGGAGTGGCTCTCAGAGCACAAGGAAGTAGAAGCGGTCTTTTATCCAGGCCTCGCGAATCATCCAGGCAGAGAGATTCATGAGAAGCAATCACTTGGGTACGGTGCGGTCGTATCGTTTGATGTAGGCAGCGGAGAACGTGCCAAGGCGCTGCTTAGCAAAGTGAAAATTCCGTTGGTCGCTGTAAGCTTAGGGGCGGTGGAGAGCATTCTCTCCTATCCGGCAATGATGTCCCATGCAGCTATGCCAAGAGAAGTTCGCCACGCTCGCGGCATTACGGACGGACTTGTTCGCTACTCGGTAGGACTTGAGGATATCGAAGATCTGCTTGAGGATTTGGATAACGCGCTTCGTTCATAA
- a CDS encoding DMT family transporter, which translates to MWLITAISSAILFGLAGLWMKVSQMRGGSTRMLLLGLYASGTFGFGLHAALEGNLGFLTHSHVWIAGIVIGAGSAWGNALFMKALQFGPASLTSPLTNMNIILVIALATWWYKEPLSAPQAVGITLLLLSVVFIAHKRKEPLTIKEKRWFVLVGAAIVMFALRNGGLKITGELGLPSAPILFIAYALSLAWFLIPAKAAAERSANRTGLWLGIIAGLFSYGGLQLYAMALVSGQANLAAPIFATNSLVVAAGAIIFYKEKLTSVQWIAFTCTIAGLVVIRM; encoded by the coding sequence ATGTGGCTTATTACAGCCATCAGCAGCGCAATTTTATTCGGACTCGCAGGCTTGTGGATGAAGGTATCCCAAATGCGCGGCGGCTCAACAAGAATGCTGCTTCTTGGCCTATATGCATCCGGTACATTCGGCTTTGGCTTACATGCTGCGCTCGAAGGAAATCTCGGATTTTTAACTCATTCTCACGTGTGGATCGCCGGCATCGTGATTGGGGCAGGCTCCGCATGGGGCAATGCTTTGTTTATGAAGGCCTTGCAATTTGGCCCTGCCAGCTTAACCTCCCCGCTTACCAATATGAATATTATATTAGTTATCGCCCTTGCCACTTGGTGGTATAAGGAGCCGCTCAGCGCCCCACAAGCGGTCGGTATCACCTTGCTCCTGCTCTCTGTCGTCTTTATAGCCCATAAACGCAAGGAACCGCTCACGATTAAGGAGAAACGCTGGTTCGTTCTCGTCGGAGCAGCCATTGTTATGTTCGCCCTTCGGAATGGCGGCCTCAAAATTACTGGCGAACTGGGTCTGCCCAGCGCCCCGATTCTTTTCATTGCCTATGCTCTCTCGCTAGCATGGTTTCTTATTCCGGCTAAAGCCGCAGCTGAGCGCTCAGCCAATCGAACAGGTCTATGGCTCGGCATTATAGCAGGACTTTTCTCCTATGGAGGGTTGCAGCTTTATGCGATGGCGCTTGTATCGGGACAGGCCAACCTTGCAGCACCGATATTTGCAACAAATAGCCTTGTCGTTGCGGCAGGCGCTATTATTTTCTATAAGGAAAAGCTTACGAGCGTTCAGTGGATAGCCTTTACTTGCACGATTGCTGGTTTAGTTGTTATTCGAATGTGA
- the sdhB gene encoding succinate dehydrogenase iron-sulfur subunit, which translates to MAETTVATKSVKFIIKRQDTPDSTPYTEEFEIPYRANMNVISGLMEIQRNPKKTDGASTAPVCWDSNCLEEVCGACSMVINGKPRQACSALIDKLEQPIRLEPMSTFPVVRDLVINRERMFGALKRVKAWIPIDGTYDLGPGPRMAETKRQWAYELSKCMTCGVCLEACPNVNDRNSFIGPAAISQVRLFNAHPTGEMNKEERLDELMTDGGIEGCGNSQNCVRACPKGIPLTTSIAAINKDTTKHLFKKWLGM; encoded by the coding sequence ATGGCTGAAACGACTGTTGCTACAAAATCGGTTAAGTTTATCATCAAACGTCAAGATACTCCTGATTCAACACCTTATACAGAAGAATTTGAAATTCCTTATCGCGCCAATATGAACGTAATTAGCGGATTGATGGAAATTCAAAGGAATCCGAAGAAGACTGATGGTGCGAGTACAGCACCTGTATGCTGGGATTCCAATTGCTTGGAAGAAGTATGCGGCGCATGCTCCATGGTCATTAACGGCAAACCGCGTCAAGCGTGCAGCGCACTCATCGATAAGCTGGAACAGCCTATTCGTCTCGAGCCTATGAGCACTTTCCCGGTTGTACGTGACCTTGTTATTAATCGTGAGCGTATGTTTGGCGCCCTGAAGCGCGTTAAAGCATGGATTCCGATTGATGGTACGTATGATCTTGGTCCTGGACCAAGGATGGCTGAAACGAAGCGTCAATGGGCGTACGAGCTTTCCAAATGTATGACCTGCGGTGTTTGCCTTGAGGCTTGCCCGAACGTTAACGATCGGAACAGCTTCATCGGTCCTGCGGCTATTTCACAAGTTCGTTTGTTCAATGCTCACCCAACAGGCGAGATGAACAAAGAGGAACGGTTGGACGAGCTTATGACCGATGGCGGTATTGAAGGCTGCGGCAACTCGCAAAACTGTGTTCGCGCATGTCCGAAGGGCATTCCGCTCACGACTTCAATTGCAGCAATCAACAAGGACACGACAAAACATCTATTCAAAAAATGGCTGGGCATGTAG
- a CDS encoding histidinol-phosphatase: MKFDLHTHHIRCGHADGNIEDYILAGIDAGLQVIGISDHSPYFYHDEDQPSQGIAMARSDFANYVNEVLRLKEKYTGKIEVLLGMESDFFPEYADVYRKAYEGIPFDYLIGSVHQVGGVSIFNRNRWKALNEQQHVSVKQSYYDLIKQSARSGMFDILGHIDAMKGYYPAFSDIPASLEIDDTLKTIAECSVSIEINTSGSTKYVGGWYPSDSILERALHFGVNVTFGSDAHVPSRVGDEWELVEKRLKEIGFKQWVFYRQRQPVVVPI, from the coding sequence ATGAAATTCGACTTACATACCCACCATATCAGATGCGGCCATGCGGACGGCAACATTGAAGATTATATCCTTGCAGGCATTGATGCTGGTCTTCAAGTCATCGGTATCTCCGATCACTCGCCATACTTCTATCATGATGAGGATCAGCCTTCCCAAGGAATCGCAATGGCTAGAAGTGATTTTGCCAACTATGTCAATGAAGTACTGCGCTTAAAGGAGAAATATACGGGGAAAATTGAAGTTCTGCTAGGTATGGAGTCTGACTTTTTCCCTGAATATGCAGACGTTTATCGTAAAGCCTACGAAGGTATTCCCTTCGATTATTTGATCGGTTCCGTTCATCAAGTTGGCGGTGTCAGCATTTTTAATCGCAATCGCTGGAAAGCTTTAAACGAACAACAGCATGTAAGCGTGAAACAAAGCTATTATGATTTAATTAAGCAATCTGCTCGCAGCGGGATGTTCGATATTTTGGGACATATTGATGCCATGAAGGGCTATTATCCCGCGTTCTCTGACATTCCAGCAAGTCTAGAAATTGATGATACGTTAAAAACGATTGCGGAGTGCAGCGTTTCAATCGAAATTAATACATCCGGCAGCACCAAATATGTGGGCGGCTGGTATCCATCAGATTCTATTTTAGAGCGTGCTCTTCATTTTGGAGTGAATGTTACGTTCGGCTCAGATGCGCATGTACCAAGCAGAGTTGGGGATGAGTGGGAGCTTGTTGAGAAGAGGTTGAAGGAAATTGGCTTCAAGCAATGGGTGTTTTATCGCCAGCGCCAGCCAGTGGTTGTACCGATCTAA
- a CDS encoding aminotransferase class I/II-fold pyridoxal phosphate-dependent enzyme: MKIESQLAQIGSIKEPVTGAVSFPVYQSTAFRHPKLGQSTGFDYARTKSPTRAVLEEAAAQLESGDAAFACSSGMAALQTIFALFSQGDHLIVSLDLYGGTYRLLERIMSRFGVTASYVDTNDIDAMSTLYTPNTKAVLIETPTNPLMMITDIERVAAWAKSKGLLTIVDNTLLTPFFQRPIELGADIIIHSATKYLGGHNDVLAGLIVTKGKELSDEMAFLHNSIGAVLGPQDSWLLMRGMKTLALRMERHQYNATTIANYLLGHSAVEDVYYPALPHHPGHEVQNKQSSGNTGIFSFRLKDSRYVEPILRHIKLIAFAESLGGVESLMTYPAVQTHADIPLEIRQAIGVDDRLLRFSVGIEHADDLIADLEQALTAAREEIGEVL, from the coding sequence ATGAAAATTGAAAGTCAGCTAGCTCAGATAGGATCTATAAAAGAACCTGTTACCGGCGCAGTGAGCTTCCCGGTGTACCAATCTACCGCATTCCGTCATCCTAAGCTCGGCCAAAGCACAGGATTTGATTACGCTCGTACCAAAAGCCCGACAAGAGCAGTGCTCGAGGAAGCGGCAGCACAACTAGAGTCTGGCGATGCAGCGTTTGCGTGCAGCTCTGGCATGGCTGCTTTGCAAACGATATTTGCCTTATTCAGCCAAGGCGATCATTTGATCGTATCACTTGACTTATACGGTGGCACATACCGGCTGCTGGAGCGGATCATGTCCAGATTTGGCGTAACAGCGTCTTACGTGGATACGAACGATATCGATGCGATGTCAACATTATATACGCCTAACACGAAGGCCGTACTTATTGAAACGCCGACAAACCCGCTGATGATGATTACAGACATCGAGCGTGTAGCTGCTTGGGCAAAGTCCAAAGGCTTGCTTACCATCGTTGACAATACGCTTTTAACGCCATTCTTCCAACGGCCAATTGAGCTGGGTGCAGATATAATCATTCACAGCGCGACCAAATATTTGGGCGGCCACAATGATGTGCTGGCTGGTCTGATTGTAACCAAGGGCAAGGAGCTTTCCGATGAAATGGCATTTCTGCACAACTCTATCGGAGCGGTGCTCGGCCCGCAGGATTCATGGCTTCTCATGAGAGGCATGAAGACGCTGGCGCTGCGCATGGAACGCCATCAATATAACGCGACTACTATCGCCAACTATTTGCTTGGGCACTCGGCAGTCGAGGATGTATATTATCCAGCGCTGCCGCACCATCCAGGACATGAGGTGCAGAACAAGCAATCCTCTGGAAATACTGGTATTTTCTCCTTCCGACTAAAGGACTCGCGTTATGTGGAGCCGATTCTGCGTCATATTAAATTAATTGCTTTTGCAGAGAGCTTGGGCGGCGTAGAATCGTTAATGACATATCCTGCTGTTCAGACGCACGCGGATATTCCACTGGAAATCCGTCAAGCGATCGGCGTTGATGATCGGCTGCTTCGCTTCTCTGTTGGCATTGAGCATGCGGATGACTTGATTGCAGATCTAGAGCAAGCGCTGACAGCAGCAAGAGAAGAGATTGGGGAGGTATTGTAA
- a CDS encoding LysR family transcriptional regulator — protein sequence MNISQLETLQTISKTMSFRKAGELLNLTQPAVSAQIKSLEDEYKTVLINRNQPITLTEHGQVFLAHAEQILTVVEELKQKLSDMNLTPQGHILLGTTSSIAIQILPRVLSYFQNQFPLIKTTIHSMPSSQVMTSVENGSVDIGITYLTEKNPNVASSVLYYDTFELVVPPAHSMSKLTHTTVDTLKDIPMIMLAPDTLGRKFVDQIFRKYNIQPNIVMEVSSSEEVKRMVEINLGAAVVSKLSIANELRLGTLKMIKVNELETSHPVGVVYKSGRYINTALQQFLSDLKGMPEDHFISSE from the coding sequence GTGAATATCAGCCAGCTTGAAACACTCCAAACGATATCCAAGACGATGAGCTTCCGAAAAGCAGGTGAACTGCTAAACCTAACACAGCCTGCTGTATCGGCGCAAATAAAAAGCCTTGAGGATGAATACAAAACCGTACTTATCAATCGTAATCAACCCATCACCTTAACCGAGCATGGACAAGTTTTTTTGGCGCATGCAGAGCAAATCCTTACCGTTGTGGAAGAGTTAAAACAGAAGCTGTCCGATATGAACTTAACGCCACAAGGCCATATTCTACTGGGTACAACTTCATCCATCGCCATTCAAATTTTGCCACGTGTGCTGTCCTATTTTCAAAATCAATTTCCTTTAATTAAAACAACCATACATTCCATGCCCTCATCACAAGTTATGACCAGCGTCGAGAACGGATCTGTTGATATCGGAATTACGTACCTGACCGAGAAAAATCCCAATGTTGCCTCTTCTGTCCTTTATTATGATACATTTGAGCTCGTTGTTCCTCCCGCGCATTCGATGAGCAAGCTAACACATACGACAGTGGACACACTGAAGGATATTCCGATGATCATGCTCGCACCTGATACACTGGGACGAAAATTCGTCGATCAAATATTTCGCAAGTACAATATACAGCCTAATATTGTGATGGAGGTCTCAAGCAGTGAAGAAGTAAAGCGAATGGTTGAGATTAATTTAGGTGCTGCTGTCGTGTCGAAGCTCTCCATTGCCAATGAGCTAAGATTGGGCACTCTAAAGATGATTAAAGTAAATGAGCTTGAAACCAGTCATCCTGTAGGGGTGGTCTACAAATCAGGACGCTACATTAATACCGCATTGCAGCAATTTTTAAGCGACCTTAAGGGCATGCCTGAGGATCATTTCATCAGCAGTGAATAA
- a CDS encoding helix-turn-helix domain-containing protein: MDYSTMCPKYEAAADILGKKWTGRIIRVLLGGPKRFKEIKEQIPEMSDKMLTDRMKELESLTIIKRQVYPEMPVRIEYELTRKGRELEPVIETIQTWGEHWM, from the coding sequence TTGGATTATTCGACAATGTGCCCAAAGTATGAAGCCGCAGCCGACATATTAGGTAAGAAGTGGACAGGCAGAATTATACGGGTATTGCTTGGAGGACCAAAAAGGTTCAAAGAGATTAAGGAACAAATTCCCGAAATGAGCGACAAGATGCTAACGGACCGGATGAAAGAGCTGGAGTCTTTAACGATTATTAAACGTCAGGTTTACCCTGAGATGCCCGTACGCATTGAGTATGAGCTTACTCGCAAAGGACGGGAGCTTGAGCCTGTTATTGAGACCATTCAAACATGGGGCGAGCATTGGATGTAA
- the corA gene encoding magnesium/cobalt transporter CorA: MKIRLVSNGIFTTIEDINETLIPAKEGFYWIDADVEDLAVLQPLFSMHDLAVEDCLSEEEQRPKIEIYESHYFIVINSIRFDDEEIFLRALNIFLGRHFIITVTKQKINELRSLKPLLWEQEVSRPDYFLYHLVDIVVDNYFLVGDRIDTRIEALEEDILMHTKKSHLNEIIGLRGEILWLKKVLGPQRDVIATLNKKDLKLIDDQLQKYFSDIYENALKIAESFDTYRDLMGNLREAYQSSVSNRANEIMRVFTAITTIFMPLTFITGIYGMNFDFIPGLHLKMGSYILLGIMMILGISMFFIFRKKEWL; the protein is encoded by the coding sequence ATGAAAATACGCCTCGTTAGCAATGGTATTTTTACGACAATTGAAGATATTAATGAAACACTTATTCCAGCGAAAGAAGGCTTTTACTGGATTGATGCTGATGTAGAAGACCTAGCTGTATTGCAGCCGCTGTTCAGCATGCATGATTTGGCTGTTGAGGATTGTCTCAGTGAAGAAGAGCAGCGTCCAAAAATTGAAATTTACGAAAGTCATTATTTTATCGTTATTAACAGCATTCGTTTCGATGATGAGGAAATTTTCCTAAGGGCGCTGAACATTTTTCTCGGACGCCACTTTATTATAACGGTTACTAAACAAAAAATTAACGAGCTACGTTCCTTGAAGCCCCTGCTATGGGAGCAGGAAGTCAGCAGACCCGATTATTTTCTGTATCACCTTGTTGATATTGTCGTGGACAATTATTTTCTTGTTGGCGATCGAATTGATACTCGCATCGAAGCGCTGGAAGAAGATATTTTGATGCATACAAAAAAATCGCATTTGAACGAAATCATCGGTTTGCGCGGCGAAATTTTATGGCTGAAGAAGGTGCTTGGCCCGCAGCGCGATGTCATTGCAACGCTAAACAAAAAAGATTTGAAGCTCATTGACGATCAGCTGCAAAAATATTTTAGCGATATTTATGAAAATGCGCTGAAGATCGCCGAATCCTTCGACACCTACCGCGACCTTATGGGAAACTTGCGGGAGGCTTATCAGTCCAGTGTCTCCAACCGCGCCAATGAAATTATGCGCGTGTTTACTGCGATTACGACGATTTTCATGCCGCTCACCTTTATAACAGGGATATACGGAATGAACTTCGACTTTATTCCTGGCCTTCACCTCAAGATGGGCTCTTACATTTTACTTGGCATTATGATGATTCTCGGCATAAGCATGTTTTTTATATTCCGCAAGAAGGAATGGCTATAG